A genomic stretch from Engraulis encrasicolus isolate BLACKSEA-1 unplaced genomic scaffold, IST_EnEncr_1.0 scaffold_37_np1212, whole genome shotgun sequence includes:
- the LOC134443868 gene encoding NACHT, LRR and PYD domains-containing protein 1 homolog translates to MEDVSSEPLAASSSAQDGGHVGTPNLSAQDGGHIGTPDLSAQDGDHIGTPHLSAQDGSVVVAPHISQCDVKGNLTITTHHHHCSGPVNSAATPTQKADKCPTMSDLKEWICSQYETVQEYNSLPEDEVLLADRYTQLLIIEKHGEQGEREKEIVNHGAGFFGARSSGYKSITIDQFFRPNDSGRIPKAVILQGNSGHGKSFTTQRIMLDWASGNLYQDEFDLILHLSCKELNLYSEGSQSVVDLLSCSDTFTPLVLNILKDSPQKVLLLIDGFDELQFPLHEIRKSPVPDFSTPARVEVILCALLNGSILSHCFLLVTTRPTASDKLSKLLKRPVRCTEILGFSEEGVHEYIKRFCKHEEVGKEAFRRVKANETLYTSCFIPVICWIVCTVFSKHLVKNKQQTNSLETTTSIFVHFVSILQEHHCRGLRQPVPDLLRSLGQLAEKGIQDQQVLFDKESVQDTVSEPTSVPFLCKFLMKETVGTKEMFSFMHLSFQEFFTALHYTLAPDEERVKELLKPIEQEEGRTHLLPVIQFLFGLSEEKVMQDLKKLGLSHCMEAQLKKWIIRLIEDSNVHKKKDMMLFTLHCLYELHEEEFVKRAMAVWGEVKFDRIPLTRTDCWVLLYCLQCCPTIPNLELKETSLMLTGCNITTDKLRMLQPELRRCQKLGLHVVELSDDDVDDLISALGEEKTISELCVLDSSLSEESVQQIFTALSKQESVGGVLLSVKTITLQTSETLLHFINSTQTTDWVGVQLPEGADGAESLCSYLIVTREEEHLRLYIGNYGDTSPESETSGLGLVVKLPEISHILLEEITCRFHQLRPLAEKSPEHVDGLMAYMSSLPDLKWVWLGAGCLTEFWAKKILSLIQTCPHLDGVEFRAAIVGPKGVGEFGLLLEEGIHLLQEAQLPPGRTITLTGLGCSKTKDPCRRLRDRKLSCNKEVEIVEERPSEENMVIPSVKKKKSPLLRTNVCTSM, encoded by the exons ATGGAGGACGTCTCCTCAGAGCCGCTGGCTGCCTCCAGCTCAGCTCAGGATGGCGGCCATGTTGGAACCCCTAACCTCTCAGCTCaggatggcggccatattggcacCCCTGATCTCTCAGCTCAGGATGGCGACCATATTGGAACCCCTCATCTCTCAGCTCAGGATGGCAGCGTTGTTGTGGCTCCTCATATTTCCCAGTGTGATGTCAAGGGGAACCTCACCATcaccacacatcaccaccactgcTCTG GCCCTGTTAATTCAGCTGCAACACCCACACAGAAAGCAg ACAAATGCCCAACGATGTCGGATCTGAAAGAATGGATTTGCTCACAGTATGAAACCGTTCAGGAGTATAATTCCTTACCTGAAGATGAAGTTCTGCTGGCTGATCGCTACACTCAACTGTTGATCATCGAAAAACACGGagagcaaggggagagagagaaagagatcgtcAACCATGGAGCAGGGTTCTTTGGTGCAAGAAGTAGTGGTTATAAAAGCATCACCATAGACCAGTTCTTCAGACCTAATGACAGTGGACGTATTCCCAAAGCTGTGATTCTCCAGGGAAACTCTGGACATGGCAAGTCTTTTACCACTCAGAGGATCATGTTGGACTGGGCATCAGGTAACCTCTACCAGGATGAGTTTGACCTCATTTTACACTTGAGCTGCAAAGAACTGAACCTATACAGTGAAGGAAGTCAGAGTGTTGTGGATCTTCTGAGCTGCAGTGACACATTTACCCCCCTGGTCCTAAACATACTGAAGGACTCACCTCAGAAGGTGCTTCTCCTAATTGATGGATTTGATGAGCTGCAATTCCCACTTCATGAAATCCGCAAGTCTCCTGTTCCAGACTTTTCCACACCAGCTCGTGTTGAGGTCATCCTGTGTGCTTTGCTGAATGGGAGCATCCTATCTCACTGCTTCCTGCTAGTCACCACACGGCCCACTGCTTCAGACAAACTGAGCAAGCTGCTCAAGCGTCCTGTTCGCTGCACTGAGATTCTGGGCTTCTCTGAGGAGGGTGTACATGAGTACATAAAGAGGTTCTGTAAACATGAAGAGGTCGGGAAGGAGGCATTCAGACGAGTGAAGGCAAATGAAACTCTCTACACCTCCTGCTTCATTCCTGTCATCTGCTGGATCGTCTGCACTGTATTTAGTAAGCATTTGGTGAAGAATAAGCAACAGACCAATAGTCTGGAAACAACAACCTCCATATTTGTCCACTTCGTGTCCATTCTGCAAGAGCACCACTGCCGGGGTTTGAGGCAGCCTGTGCCAGATCTGCTGAGGAGCCTGGGCCAGCTGGCAGAGAAAGGGATACAGGATCAGCAGGTCCTGTTTGACAAGGAGAGTGTGCAGGACACTGTCTCAGAACCAACCAGTGTTCCCTTCCTGTGTAAATTCCTGATGAAGGAGACGGTGGGAACAAAAGAGATGTTCAGCTTCATGCATCTCAGCTTTCAGGAGTTCTTCACTGCACTCCACTACACATTGGCCCCAGAcgaagagagggtgaaagagctGCTTAAACCCATTGAGCAAGAGGAAGGCAGAACCCATCTCCTACCTGTCATTCAGTTCCTCTTTGGTCTTTCAGAAGAGAAGGTGATGCAAGATCTGAAGAAACTCGGGCTGTCCCACTGCATGGAAGCACAGCTGAAAAAGTGGATTATTCGACTGATTGAAGATAGCAACGTCCACAAGAAAAAGGACATGATGCTCTTCACTCTCCACTGTCTCTATGAGCTCCATGAAGAGGAGTTTGTGAAGAGAGCCATGGCGGTGTGGGGTGAGGTGAAGTTTGATCGCATCCCCCTGACAAGGACAGACTGCTGGGTCCTGCTCTACTGCCTGCAGTGCTGCCCCACCATCCCAAATCTGGAGCTCAAAGAGACAAGCCTGATGCTCACAGGGTGCAACATCACAACAGACAAGCTGAGAATGCTACAGCCTGAACTGAGAAGGTGTCAGAAGTTGGG GTTACACGTGGTGGAGCTGTCAGATGATGATGTGGACGATCTGATCTCAGCTctaggagaggagaagaccatCTCTGAATTATG TGTGTTGGACAGCAGCCTGTCAGAGGAGAGTGTGCAGCAGATCTTCACTGCTCTCTCCAAGCAGGAGAGTGTGGGTGGAGTTTTGCTCTCTGTGAAGACCATCACCCTACAAACGAGTGAGACACTTCTGCACTTCATCAACAGCACACAGACTACAGATTGGGTTGG GGTCCAGTTACCTGAGGGAGCTGATGGAGCTGAGAGTCTGTGTTCTTATCTCATCGTGACAAGAGAAGAGGAACATCTCAG ACTCTACATTGGTAACTATGGAGATACATCCCCAGAGTCAGAAACCTCAGGCTTGGGACTAGTAGTTAAACTCCCAGAGATCTCTCACATCCTGCTGGAGGAAATCACCTGCAGGTTTCACCAGCTGAGACCTCTGGCAGAAAA AAGTCCAGAGCATGTGGATGGTCTGATGGCGTACATGTCCTCTCTGCCTGATCTGAAGTGGGTGTGGCTTGGTGCAGGCTGCCTGACTGAGTTCTGGGCAAAAAAGATCTTGTCCCTTATACAAACCTGCCCCCATTTAGATGGAGTAGA GTTTCGGGCTGCCATCGTGGGTCCAAAGGGCGTTGGTGAATTTGGTTTGCTCCTGGAGGAGGGAATCCACTTACTGCAGGAGGCACAGCTGCCCCCAGGACGCACCATCACACTTACAGG GTTGGGGTGCAGTAAGACTAAGGATCCGTGCAGGAGATTGAGGGACAGGAAGCTCAGCTGTAATAAAGAGGTGGAGATTGTGGAGGAGAGACCATCTGAAGAGAACATGGTGATTCCATccgtaaagaaaaaaaagagcccactgctacggactaatgtgtgtacttcaatgtga